One segment of Xiphias gladius isolate SHS-SW01 ecotype Sanya breed wild chromosome 1, ASM1685928v1, whole genome shotgun sequence DNA contains the following:
- the cdh15 gene encoding cadherin-15 gives MAVQMLMVCVLGALLCQVWSSKEPHQNEKELHPQALYPWRNQGKGVIRVKRDWIIPPIRVLENSKQVPEDLVQIKSDKIFTGEVIYKLEGPGVDQEPKNLFEIDDKTGIIRSKRPLDREKYNSFTLKAFALSPSGERLENPTTIEIVVLDQNDNRPAFTQSQFVGTVPEFSVPGTSVMSVSATDADDPMTENAFLSYSIIGQESIPANAVTKTMFGINNQTGAVYTRDVGLDREVVKSFRLKLQVADMGGMGLTTEGVAIIHVSDINNHAPQFSPASYSMTAVENRQGYEIGRVNVTDKDDRGTGNWEAKYFISKDPDGNFAITTDPSTNQGVLIVVKPLDYEAQSEYILSLTVENLNALSNKAPNLPVSTATVVVTVMNENEAPRFREDPIQIVVPESVVPGTLLKSSIAFDPDNSDLRYEISRDPERWLEINRDTGDITARRTFNMRSPHVKNHIYNAVVKVTDAGGVSTTATVAITLKETNDFPPQLFPLSGSVCRGAGRMSSGLVVTAVDEDLPPHAAPFVFEIADHLSINWTVVQVNDTHAVLQPLVELEAGEYAVTVLVLDSGSPSLGAYTQVNVTVCLCDSFGDCKSEAGAVLGSSVGISFIALIIIMASIALLLLLLLLAVALTTCGRRHHIKKGTGLLVGESEDDIRDNVFNYDEQGGGEEDENAFNIDMLWNPLDAPSTPGSYYLGSGAPRGKQPLRKDAPHNLPSPTYPRRPPADPTDIEDYINDGLEAADNDPNVPPYDTALIYDYEGEGSLAGSLSSIASCSSDGDQDYDYLNNWGPRFQKLAHMYDPR, from the exons ATGGCGGTACAGATGTTGATGGTGTGTGTGCTGGGTGCTCTGCTTTGTCAG GTGTGGAGCTCTAAAGAACCTCATCAAAATGAGAAAGAGTTGCATCCTCAGGCCCTCTACCCCTGGAGAAATCAAGGCAAGGGAGTGATCAGGGTGAAAAGGGACTGGATCATCCCTCCAATCAGAGTGCTGGAGAATAGCAAGCAGGTTCCCGAAGATCTTGTCcag ATCAAATCGGACAAAATCTTTACAGGTGAGGTGATCTACAAGTTAGAGGGACCGGGGGTGGACCAGGAGCCCAAGAATCTATTTGAGATTGACGATAAAACAGGAATAATCAGGAGCAAGCGGCCactggacagagagaaatacaaCAGTTTCACA ctgaAGGCTTTTGCACTGTCCCCCAGTGGAGAGAGACTAGAGAATCCTACCACCATAGAGATAGTGGTGCTGGATCAGAACGACAACAGACCCGCCTTCACCCAGAGTCAGTTTGTTGGCACTGTCCCTGAGTTCTCAGTCCCAG GCACATCAGTCATGTCAGTTTCAGCCACTGATGCAGATGACCCAATGACAGAAAACGCTTTTCTGAGCTACTCTATCATTGGCCAGGAGAGCATCCCTGCCAACGCTGTTACCAAGACTATGTTTGGTATTAACAACCAGACTGGAGCCGTCTACACCAGAGATGTAGGCCTGGACAGAGAG GTGGTGAAAAGCTTCCGATTGAAACTACAGGTCGCTGATATGGGCGGCATGGGACTAACAACTGAAGGTGTAGCAATCATACATGTATCTGATATCAACAACCACGCCCCGCAGTTTAGCCCTGCCTCG taCAGTATGACAGCAGTGGAGAACAGACAGGGCTATGAGATTGGCCGGGTGAATGTGACGGACAAAGACGATCGTGGAACAGGAAACTGGGAGGCCAAATACTTCATTTCCAAAGATCCTGACGGCAACTTCGCCATCACTACAGATCCTTCCACCAACCAGGGCGTTCTGATAGTGGTGAAG CCCCTGGATTATGAAGCACAGAGTGAGTACATCCTGAGTCTGACAGTGGAAAATCTCAATGCTCTGAGCAACAAGGCTCCCAACCTCCCAGTGAGCACAGCTACAGTGGTGGTCACTGTCATGAATGAGAACGAAGCGCCACGTTTCAGGGAGGACCCTATACAGATTGTGGTTCCTGAGTCTGTGGTTCCTGGGACACTACTGAAAAGCAGTATTGCCTTTGACCCTGATAATTCTGACCTGAG ATATGAGATTAGCAGAGATCCTGAGAGATGGCTGGAAATCAACAGAGATACAGGAGACATTACTGCCAGGAGAACCTTCAACATGCGATCTCCACATGTTAAAAACCACATTTACAATGCTGTTGTGAAGGTTACAG ATGCTGGTGGCGTGTCAACCACAGCCACAGTTGCCATCACACTGAAGGAGACCAATGACTTCCCCCCTCAGCTCTTCCCTCTAAGTGGCTCTGTATGCAGGGGTGCAGGCCGGATGAGTTCTGGTCTGGTCGTGACTGCAGTGGATGAAGACCTCCCTCCGCACGCTGCACCCTTCGTCTTCGAAATAGCTGAtcatctgtcaatcaactgGACTGTTGTTCAAGTCAACG ATACTCACGCTGTGCTTCAGCCCCTCGTAGAGCTGGAGGCAGGAGAGTACGCGGTCACAGTGCTGGTGTTAGACTCTGGCAGCCCATCTCTGGGTGCTTATACCCAGGTCAAtgtcactgtgtgtctctgtgactCCTTCGGAGACTGTAAGTCTGAGGCAGGGGCGGTTTTAGGCTCCAGTGTGGGAATCAGCTTCATCGCGCTCATTATCATCATGGCCAGTATTGCACTCCTACTAT TGCTGCTCCTCCTGGCTGTGGCGTTGACCACCTGTGGGAGACGTCACCATATCAAGAAAGGAACGGGTCTGCTTGTCGGGGAGTCGGAAGACGACATTCGTGACAATGTCTTCAACTATGATGAGCAAGGAGGGGGTGAGGAGGATGAG AATGCCTTTAACATCGACATGCTGTGGAATCCCCTTGATGCTCCTTCAACCCCGGGCTCCTACTACCTCGGGTCTGGTGCTCCTCGAGGCAAGCAGCCCCTCAGGAAGGATGCCCCGCATAACCTGCCCTCCCCCACTTACCCAAGGAGGCCTCCTGCAGATCCCACTGACATTGAGGACTACATCAATGAT ggCCTAGAGGCTGCAGACAATGATCCCAACGTGCCTCCATATGACACAGCCCTGATCTATGACTATGAGGGAGAGGGCTCACTGGCAGGCAGCCTCAGCTCCATTGCTTCGTGCAGCTCTGATGGAGACCAAGACTATGACTACCTCAACAACTGGGGACCACGCTTTCAGAAATTGGCCCACATGTATGACCCACGTTAA